Genomic DNA from Hordeum vulgare subsp. vulgare chromosome 2H, MorexV3_pseudomolecules_assembly, whole genome shotgun sequence:
CAAATGTTTTTTTTGGAATTAAAAGATGCAAGCACCTAGAAAGTTTGATTATCTttgatcttgcaaagtttcagattttttcgattttttttctatttgttttggtgttactgttcatagagggtgctTAGGCACTCGGATGCTGAAAATCCTCTCTCATGCAATGTGAAAACACAGACCAAAGAAAATTTCTAAccgaatgataaaaaagatatgaGTACCACAGGTAACAACATATTTAGAGAAACTAATATAACCTACAGTAATAGGATTGACAATCTCAATGAGATATGCAGGCAAAATGCCTGAAATGAAATGGTACCTCCTGGTGTATTAAGCCATATTGATCAAAGATATTTAGCCATGCAGTGCAAAGGTATATATCTGATCATAACAATGCATGCCTAAAGATAATTGGAATGTTTCGTTGATAATTGATCTGCATGACAATCAGAACAACAGGATGCACAAAAGGCGGTTGAAACATGTTGCTGCTGCACTCAAAAGTTGCAAGGAGTATATACTGTAGGAAACTGATGATACAGGTTACACGGCAAGCAAACTATCATCACTGCATAGTATTTCTGATTTTGCAACCGAACATCGGACCACGAATTTCACGCAAGTCTTAAATATGATAGTAATACCAACAAGTCAGGACACAGGTTAGCAGAAGAAGCAGATACAAGGCAGGCTTTCATAGGTCACATCCGAAAAACTTCCATTGCTCCACAGATATTAAGCATTGTGGCGAATATGCACCACTGAGAAAGGGTCCTCAAAGGAGTAATCGGTACCTGTCTTGAAGCTCCAGGGCTTGCCTCCTTCAGGGCCTGTGCTCCCGAGAAGCACCACTTCGCAGTAACTACTAGCCATCTTCTTAGAAGCTTCTTGCGCTTTATGAGTCGCCTCATCCATCGAGAATGACGTGAAGCTCGGGTTAGCCATGGAGACGGACGCAGTGCTCAGCACCCTCGCGTTCCGGAAGAAGAACTTGAGGAAGGCAACCTCCCCGAGCTCCCCTCGGAATTCTTTGTAAGAGAACACCTTGATGCACGACTTGATGTTTTCAGTGGGCTTGACCAGCTTCCAAAAGTTGAGATTCAGCCTGGCACTGCCAGCTTCATAATCACCTTTTTCAGACTGCATGAAAAAAATCAATTAGATCACTCAACAGTTCAGCTATGATAACTCATGCTGAGTATATAATGCAAATTAATAGCATGCAGTGCCTCATATTAATTGGGAAAGCATCTGATGAAGGTGACAGATATTGTGCTCAAAGGAAGCCCCAACCTATGTCGTGAATCACATAATGTACATTATACTACCAGGCATACCTAGATGCTACCCCATATGCCGTAACACACAGTAGCTTGATTTCACTGATATGTGGTAGATATGCCGTAGAGGCTACAGATTACCATGTGTAGGGATAAACAAAGTACCAAGTAGTCCATTACTACAGAAAACCGCAACTAAGGTTGCCTCGTTATTACAGTTCATGTATAACAAATTGAGAAGTGAGGCTACAGATTAGAGCTGCAGTGTAGCTCTCCTAACACATGCACGACTTTCCAAATATATTCTTCAAGAAGAATTTTCAGATATAAGTCATTACACCTTCTTTGTAATTAGTTAATCAGACACAACTGCCTGATCTGATGCAACATCGAAGCAAAGCTTCGATATGGCATAATGGCGTGCTATACAGACCTCCAGATAACTGTAATGCAGCAATAATACAGGCCCTGATATGCCATAACAGGTGTTGGGTGTCACTTGTAAAATTCACAACAGAAATACAGGCCCTGAAGGTGGGGATTGCTTTCCCAAAGTTGGTGTAGTGTGAGTAGAGAAAACCTGATGGCTGATAATAAATAGAATGCTTGACATTTAAGCTGTAATTGATGAAAGAAGTTATATATCATATTTGCCAATTATGCCTAGTCATGTACTCATGTTATCATGACCTTATGCATGGCCAAATTACTTATGATAGCCTCCCTAGATAAAGAAAGAAATCACATTTCACAAAATTGACTCGACAAAGCTATCCAAATCAGTGATCAATACTTTCACATGTGAAATTAGCAGAAAGTAACAACTACCAAGTAGCCTAGTACTGCAAAGACCAGAGAAAGGTCAAAAATTGAGATGGTGTATGCGCTACGCAGCCTCTCTCAGAGTCTGAATGATGCCATGACAAGTTGCACAGTATTGCCAGAGATGGCAGTGGACTATTCATGTGCTTGCTACCATTGTCGACCGTAACTAAAACATGGTCCCAAGCAATCAAGGCTGCCGCTGAAGAAACCAAATGCATATTCCACATTGACGGAGGTCCTAACCATGTGTGCATATATTACCCTCAAAAAACATGTGCATATATTGTGAGATTTACTCTTTAAAATAAAGTTCCAGAAGTGAGCCATGTCAAACAACTTACTATTAATCCATGGAGAAGTGCCCGACAATTTTAGAGTATTATGGTAAAATTCCACACAGACCTCCAAAAaactgtaggttgcatcatgtgtAAATTAAATACAGTAAGTCAGAAACGAGCACCGCATTCAACTTGCAACATCCACAGCAAGAATACtgctaactactccctccgttcctaaatataagtctttttagaggtttcactaatggactacatatggatgtatatagacatactttagagtgtagattcattcattttgctccgtatgtagacacttagtgaaatctcttaaaggacttatatttaggaacggagggagtagtagagtGTGATATATGACCACGATGTGAGATGCGAAAACAAGAAAGTATGGGTTTGCATCAAGTAAATAAGCAAAGCAATCGACATCAGGATAAGTGCATAGTACGTTATCTGCTGCAAATAATCAATCAGAATTCAGAAGTTGAAAACACACCATCTGAAGTGAACAAAAGCTACAAAGATTCTACACATAAGAAGACATAGTGGAAACCGGCCGGTATGAATGTAAGGAAAACATGAAATGAAAAGAAAAGAATCACCATGATGTGCAGTGCCTCCAAATTGGGAAAgcaggcgaggaaggagggaaccATCTTGGCATTGCTGTGGTTTCCGAAACGCACATTCAGACTCAGGAACTTGACGCTGGTGGCCATGCTGCCTGGGCTCGCCTTGATGAACCCAATTGaatttgaacaaagaaaaaaAGGTCACACATTTAGTCATCACGCTCGTCCATCCatcagcaggacattttgctaactGAACAAATTGTTAGACTGCATGCAGGCCAGAGATGTATGTACAGACCATGCCGATGGTGTCTCCGATCTCTAGGATGGTGTTCCCTGGCTCCAGCATTCCTAATGCTTGCAGCTTGGGAGCATCGCCGATCGTGACCCTGGTGCACAAGCCGCCGGCGTTGCTCCGGAACCCCTCCAGGATGAGCCGCTCGAGGCGAGGAGCCTCCACCACGGCAATGTCCTCAAGAGCAGAGCCGCAAATTTGGACGCACCGGAGGCTCTGACTGACGAGGCCAAGTCTCAGCCCCTTGCTGGATCCATGGATGTTCAGTGTCTCCAGGACGGGGCTCTGGGCGACGACGAAGTCGATGTCGCCGTCCTCCACGACGACGCTGCAGAGGCCGAGCTCCCGGAGACGGGGGAAGGAGGCGCTGCGCGGCGACCCGGCCACGTCCGGGAACTTCCAGAGGCCGATGTAGAGGCAGGCGAGGCTGGCGATGCCGAAGAGCGCGGCCGGGAGGGGCACGTCGAGCGGCCACGGGcggttgacgaggacgagctcctGGACGCCCCTGGTGGCGAGGAGCTGGAGCCAGCGCGCGAGCTGGGCCTGGTACGCGCCCGTGTGGCTGCTGGTGAGACGGACGTGGGGGATGGGCCCCGTGTGCGCCTCGAGGATGGTGGAGACGGCGGCGACGATGGCCGGAGAGTCGGCGGGCGTGGGGGGAAAGACGCTGCCTTTGGGGCGGAGGTGGGCGTCGTTGAGGATGACGCCGTCGGAGGCGGGGAGGGCGGGGACGAGCTCGGTGCAGATGTAGGTGAGTAGCTGCTCCGTGGATCGGTCCACCTCCTGCGGGTCCAAGCCCTTCCTCCGCAGATCGTCCTCCGTCGAGGGGTCGACGTTGGTGAACGGCGAATGCCGGGGACCGGCCATGGTCGGCGGCGGATGCGCCGGCGAGGGTTTGGGGATTTGGGGGTGGCCAATGAGTGAAGCGGGGCGTGCTCTGTGAGTGTGAGTGACTGAGGGAGTGAAGCGGATGGTGGGCCTTAAATAGGGCTTTCTTTTTTTACTTGGGCCGAATTACAACGTAGAGAACATACAAGGTCTATTTAAAATACGATTGAAGTTGGAGAGCATCCACATTGATGAAGTCGTCGTAGGTAACTCGTCATCGACAGGGAAACGTCAAAGCTGGGATTTGAACTTGCTATCAACCATTGTTGCGACCACCGGCGAAGCGTTGGCGGGACAAGGAGGGTCGTGGCCCCCCTTCCAAGTAAAAAATTGCAAGGATATACTCCTCCGAAGCCTAAACTCCCTAATAACCTTCCGACCACCTTAATCTCTCTAGCTCTTTTGGCCCCTGCTTATATTTGGATCATGCTCCGCCACTGGCTGCGACCATAGTCATCGTCTTTGTTCTCACAACCCTCGCTCCTTC
This window encodes:
- the LOC123424479 gene encoding uncharacterized protein LOC123424479; this encodes MAGPRHSPFTNVDPSTEDDLRRKGLDPQEVDRSTEQLLTYICTELVPALPASDGVILNDAHLRPKGSVFPPTPADSPAIVAAVSTILEAHTGPIPHVRLTSSHTGAYQAQLARWLQLLATRGVQELVLVNRPWPLDVPLPAALFGIASLACLYIGLWKFPDVAGSPRSASFPRLRELGLCSVVVEDGDIDFVVAQSPVLETLNIHGSSKGLRLGLVSQSLRCVQICGSALEDIAVVEAPRLERLILEGFRSNAGGLCTRVTIGDAPKLQALGMLEPGNTILEIGDTIGMASPGSMATSVKFLSLNVRFGNHSNAKMVPSFLACFPNLEALHIMSEKGDYEAGSARLNLNFWKLVKPTENIKSCIKVFSYKEFRGELGEVAFLKFFFRNARVLSTASVSMANPSFTSFSMDEATHKAQEASKKMASSYCEVVLLGSTGPEGGKPWSFKTGTDYSFEDPFSVVHIRHNA